Below is a genomic region from Xylophilus sp. GW821-FHT01B05.
CAGCGCACGTTCGGCAATGGCGGGCAGGCCCTCGGTCTGCATCTGCGCCAGCGTGGCCTGCACCTGGCGCAGCGCAGTGCCCACGCTGGTGCCGCCGGCATCGGTGGCCGCCTCGGTCTCGGCCAGGGTGCGCTCGCCCGCGAACACGGCCGAGCCCATCATGCCGGGCGCAAAGCGCGAGCCCTCTTCGTTCATCCAGGCGACCACGTCTATCGGCCGCTCGGGCACGACGCCGGTCTCCACCAGCGCCTGCACCGCCTCGAAGGCAGCCACCACGCCATAGACGCCGTCGAAACGCCCGCCCGTGGGCTGGCTGTCGAGGTGCGATCCGCTGAGCACCGGCGCGGCGGCAGGGACACGGCCCGGCAGCCGCAGGAAGAAATTGCCCGCCGCGTCACGCGCGGCCTGCAGACCGATGGCCGCGCCCCAGCGCGTCATCTCGGCCTGGGCCAGTGCATCTTCGTGCGACAGCGCCTGGCGATTCACGCCACCGTGCGCCGTGGCGCCGATGCGGGCCAGCGCATCCAGCCGTGCCTGCAGGCGCGCCGCATCGACATGGGCCGACGCACGCACCTGGGTGGAAGAGGGAGAAGCCATGGCCACGCGTTCCGGCATCAGGACGTTTTCATGATTTCGGAGGGCACCGAGCGCGGATCGCGCGGCACCCAGCGGCCCTGCTCCACCGTGGCCAGGAAGTCCGACACGAACTGGTTGAACAGCCCCGGCTCCTCGATGTTGAGCGTGTGGCCCGCCTTGGGCAGCACCAGCAGGCCGCAGGCCGGCACGGTGCGCTTCAGGAAGATGCCGGGCTGCAGGCAGTGGTCGTCCTCGTCGCCCACCAGCACCAGCATGGGCAGTGCCATGGCCTTGAGTTCGGCTTCCAGGTCGTAGATGGAGGGGCGGCGCGCCTGCACGCCCTGCATGGTGCGGGCCGAGCCTATGGACGAGTGCTCGCCCAGCTGGGTGGCGAACTCCTGCCAGCCGCGCGGGTCCTTCTGCTGGAAGATGATGCGCGAGGCGGCGGTGGAATAGACCTTGGAGAACGCGGGCGCGCCCTGCGCCTCGAACTGCCGGCCCACTTCCAGCGACACGCCGCGGAAGTGCTCTTCCAACTGCTTCTCGGCGCCGTAGCCCGCGCCGGCCACGACCAGCGACAGTGCGCGCTGCGCGTGGCGCAGGCCGAAGTGCAGCGTGGCGAAGCCGCCCATCGACAGGCCAACCACATGCGCCTTGTCAATACCCAGGCCGTCCAGCAGATCGGCCATGTCGTCGACCGCGATGGCCTGCGAGTAGCGCTCCACGTCTTGCGGAACGTCCGACGGCAGGTAGCCGCGCGCGCTGTAGGTGATGCAGCGGTAGCGCCGTGTGAAGTAGCGCATCTGCGGCTCCCAGCTGCGCCAGTCGCCGCCGAACTCGTGCACGAACAGGATGGGCGTGCCACTGCCGGCTTCCTCGAAGTGCAGGCGCGTGCCGTCGCGCGCGGTGATGAAGGGCATGGGGATTCCTTTCGCGGCGTCAGAACAGGCGGGCGGGCAATTCGATGCTGCGGGCGCGCTCGACCATGGCTGGCAGCTGCTCGCAAAAGGCATCGGCCCAGACCTCCGGCACGGTCAGGCTGACCTTGACGAAGCGGTGGCCGAAGCGTTGCGTGTGATAGGTGCCCTGGCGGATCATGATGCCCACCTCCTGGTAGGCCGCTACCAGCGCCTCTGGCTTTATGCCTGCGTCTATGGTCTCTATCACCACCAGGTTGGCCTGTGACGGGTACACCGGGATGGAGAGCCCCGGCACCTTCTGCACGGCCGCCAGCACGGCGGCCTGGTTGCGACGCAGGCGTGCCTTGATGGTGGGGAACCACTCGGCCTTGCTCTTGAGGCCCGCGATGGCGGCGCGCTGCGACACCACGTTGCTGCCCAGGTTGTTGGGCGGCGCGGTGGCCACCATCTCTATGGTGGCCGGGCTGGCGATCACCGCGCCCAGCCGCATGCCGGCCAGCCCCAGCCACTTGGAGAAGCTGTAGGTAGTGATGGTCTTCTCGGGATAGAAGCGGTAGGCGGGCGTGAAGTCGTCCGCGAAGTGCGCGTAGGTGGCATCGTGGATCAACCAGGCGCCGACCGACCTGGCGATGGCGGCGATCTCCTCGATCTCGGCTGCCGTGTGGCAGGTGCCCAGCGGGTTGTTTGGGTCCACCAGGTAGATCACGCCGGTGTTCGGGCCCACGGCCGCGCGCAGTTGCTCGGCGCTGA
It encodes:
- a CDS encoding alpha/beta hydrolase; translated protein: MPFITARDGTRLHFEEAGSGTPILFVHEFGGDWRSWEPQMRYFTRRYRCITYSARGYLPSDVPQDVERYSQAIAVDDMADLLDGLGIDKAHVVGLSMGGFATLHFGLRHAQRALSLVVAGAGYGAEKQLEEHFRGVSLEVGRQFEAQGAPAFSKVYSTAASRIIFQQKDPRGWQEFATQLGEHSSIGSARTMQGVQARRPSIYDLEAELKAMALPMLVLVGDEDDHCLQPGIFLKRTVPACGLLVLPKAGHTLNIEEPGLFNQFVSDFLATVEQGRWVPRDPRSVPSEIMKTS
- a CDS encoding pyridoxal phosphate-dependent aminotransferase, which codes for MATDTALRPFEARNAYFDRLCSTPGLMWLGQNTNHFDPHPSVIQAAIAALQDGSYHAYAPPAGFEELRRLIVEDFGLAGTDACAFVTDGAVEALYNVCRNICTPGTDFVTTNPSWAWPMQFARQAGATVVELPIYDPAQGYKLSAEQLRAAVGPNTGVIYLVDPNNPLGTCHTAAEIEEIAAIARSVGAWLIHDATYAHFADDFTPAYRFYPEKTITTYSFSKWLGLAGMRLGAVIASPATIEMVATAPPNNLGSNVVSQRAAIAGLKSKAEWFPTIKARLRRNQAAVLAAVQKVPGLSIPVYPSQANLVVIETIDAGIKPEALVAAYQEVGIMIRQGTYHTQRFGHRFVKVSLTVPEVWADAFCEQLPAMVERARSIELPARLF